Proteins encoded by one window of Bacillus rossius redtenbacheri isolate Brsri chromosome 3, Brsri_v3, whole genome shotgun sequence:
- the LOC134531212 gene encoding uncharacterized protein LOC134531212, translating into MTISSPVKVMGGSHQIMQLLLSIQQQIEQGHQKLIQEMKQGQHEFIQAMKQNCQEMMRDMTQEMKREYRELIQGQNEINNKIDQATQNRRKFTKIAKFRSEISTQLRQEFGREENKFDDFKIKINEQIAPCMNKVDECANKANVGKCEREIIVSKENVEGIGHDVHEHVNIGSKCEKFLDEVNKGNVDNVVEKIRIFRGNTHRIRSLCKQMEKVENEMKAFSNTLKYQFAEDVITGTSSADCREVMKIHFCQSLCNNVPKCGLWEPNSFQTKNFALIHVEPGLRKTVQHVQRFCVWKHVYRTIAEIVSSLLRAKTEENHDTCKWGMQHLETVCVDLFGPLPKWRGGVKTSCVVFDVF; encoded by the coding sequence atgaCGATTAGTAGCCCAGTtaaggttatgggggggtcacaCCAAATCATGCAGTTACTATTGTCAATACAACAGCAAATTGAACAAGGACACCAGAAATTAATACAGGAAATGAAACAGGGACAACATGAATTTATACAGGCAATGAAACAAAACTGTCAGGAAATGATGCGGGACATGACACAGGAAATGAAACGGGAATATCGGGAACTTATTCAGGGACAAAATgaaatcaacaacaaaatagaTCAGGCAACACAAAATAGAAGGAAATTCACAAAGATTGCTAAGTTTAGGAGCGAAATATCTACACAGTTGCGACAGGAATTTGGCAGGGAGGAGAACAAATTTgatgactttaaaattaaaattaatgaacagaTAGCCCCGTGTATGAACAAAGTAGATGAATGCGCAAATAAAGCAAATGTAGGAAAATGTGAAAGGGAAATAATAGTgtcaaaagaaaatgttgaaGGTATTGGGCATGATGTACATGAACATGTAAACATTGGGAGTAAATGTGAAAAATTCCTAGATGAGGTAAACAAGGGAAATGTGGACAATGTGGTTGAAAAAATTCGTATATTCAGAGGTAATACACATAGGATCAGGAGTTTGTGTAAACAGATGGAAAAAGTGGAGAATGAAATGAAAGCATTCTCAAATACACTTAAATATCAGTTTGCCGAGGATGTAATCACAGGAACAAGTTCTGCAGATTGCAGGGAAGtgatgaaaatacatttttgtcaAAGTCTATGCAATAATGTACCTAAATGTGGGCTGTGGGAACCGAATagttttcaaactaaaaattttgCACTGATCCATGTGGAACCTGGATTGAGAAAAACTGTGCAACATGTTCAGAGGTTTTGTGTGTGGAAGCATGTGTACAGAACTATCGCCGAAATTGTAAGCAGTTTGTTAAGGGCAAAGACAGAAGAAAATCATGATACATGTAAATGGGGAATGCAACATCTGGAAACTGTGTGTGTAGACTTGTTTGGCCCATTGCCTAAATGGAGGGGTGGAGTCAAAACTAGTTGTGtcgtgtttgatgttttttaa